The following proteins are encoded in a genomic region of Primulina huaijiensis isolate GDHJ02 chromosome 3, ASM1229523v2, whole genome shotgun sequence:
- the LOC140972888 gene encoding hypersensitive-induced reaction 1 protein-like, which translates to MGNLLCCVQVDQSTVAIKETFGKYDDVLQPGCHCVPWFLGSRLAGHLTLRLQQLDVRCETKTKDNVFVNVVASIQYRALSDKANDAFYKLSNTRSQIQAYVFDVIRASVPKLNLDDTFEQKNEIAKAVEDELEKAMSAYGYEIVQTLIVDIEPDEHVKRAMNEINAAARLRVAANEKAEAEKILQIKRAEGEAEAKFLSGLGIARQRQAIVDGLRDSVLGFSVNVPGTTAKDVMDMVLVTQYFDTMKEIGAHSKSSAVFIPHGPGAVRDVATQIRDGLLQVSHPDLL; encoded by the exons ATGGGAAATTTGTTATGTTGTGTTCAAGTTGATCAATCGACGGTTGCTATCAAGGAAACATTTGGAAAATATGACGACGTCCTTCAGCCAGGCTGCCACTGTGTGCCTTGGTTTCTTGGAAGCAGATTGGCCGGCCACCTCACCCTCCGGCTGCAACAATTAGATGTCCGGTGTGAGACCAAGACAAAG GACAATGTATTTGTCAATGTCGTGGCATCAATACAGTACCGTGCCCTTTCAGATAAGGCGAATGATGCCTTCTACAAGCTCAGCAACACGAGAAGTCAAATTCAGGCCTATGTGTTCGATG TGATAAGAGCAAGCGTTCCAAAACTCAATCTCGATGACACATTTGAGCAGAAAAATGAAATTGCTAAGGCTGTGGAAGATGAACTTGAAAAG GCAATGAGTGCTTATGGGTATGAAATTGTTCAGACGCTAATTGTCGATATTGAACCAGATGAACATGTTAAAAGAGCTATGAATGAAATCAATGCag CTGCTAGGCTGAGAGTTGCCGCTAATGAAAAAGCTGAGGCTGAAAAGATTCTGCAAATCAAGAGAGCCGAAGGTGAAGCCGAGGCCAAGTTTCTCTCTGGTTTGGGTATTGCACGCCAGCGTCAGGCAATTGTCGATGGATTGAGAGATAGTGTGCTTGGTTTCTCGGTTAATGTTCCCGGAACTACTGCGAAAGATGTCATGGACATGGTTCTTGTTACTCAGTACTTTGATACAATGAAAGAAATCGGAGCTCATTCAAAGTCTTCAGCTGTGTTTATTCCTCATGGACCTGGTGCGGTTCGTGATGTGGCGACTCAGATTCGTGATGGGCTTCTTCAGGTTTCTCACCCTGATTTGTTGTAA
- the LOC140972041 gene encoding isochorismate synthase, chloroplastic-like yields MAGVAYKHCISRSSDIDSRKISSSSSSPNIFAKHSVHFSNNKYKELSSLSMNGCQVDDPRAPIGTIETKTFPMAPTPDLAADRLNSAIYDLKSNPSQLESGIIRLEVPIQQHIEALDWLRSQNNPLLPHTYFSGRESNVISSYDHQENLVSVAGFGSAVSFRHLNAFSLNDWHSIKRFVSKTSPLIRAYGGMRFDARANISPEWKDFGSFYFMVPQVEFDEFEGCSMLAATVAWDNRLSTTYEQAVAALEATMLQLSPVINLNNNATPAVLLDQTHVPNQISWDSAVNQALSMIRSKDSALNKVVLARSSRVLANIEIDPLIWLESLQAEGKNSYQFCLQPPEAPAFIGNTPERLFSRDGLLVSSDALAATRARGATEALDLQMGQDLLSSPKDHHEFAVVRESIRRKLEAICSSTVVKPNKALRKLPRVQHLYAKLTGTLHREDDEFKILSSLHPTPAVCGQPMEEARVFITETESFDRGMYAGPVGWFGGAESEFAVGIRSALVGKDIGAILYAGTGIVEGSKSAMEWKELELKTSQFTKLMKREEPVMAASSGDH; encoded by the exons ATGGCAGGAGTTGCTTATAAGCACTGTATTTCACGTTCCTCGGACATCGATTCGAGGAAAATATCCTCATCTTCGTCGTCGCCGAATATATTTGCAAAACATTCAGTTCATTTCTCGAATAAT AAATATAAGGAGTTATCTTCACTATCTATGAATGGTTGCCAAGTTGACGATCCAAGAGCTCCTATCGGCACCATTGAAACTAAAACATTTCCAATGGCTCCTACCCCCGATTTAGCTGCTGATCGCCTCAACTCGGCAATCTACGACTTAAAATCGAACCCTTCACAACTTGAATCGGGGATAATCCGACTTGAG GTGCCCATTCAACAACACATAGAAGCACTAGACTGGCTTCGTTCTCAAAACAACCCTCTTCTTCCTCATACCTACTTCTCCGGTCGAGAATCTAACGTCATCTCTTCCTATGATCATCAAGAAAATCTAGTCAGTGTTGCTGGCTTCGGTTCTGCAGTTTCATTCCGCCATCTCAATGCATTCTCTTTGAATGATTGGCATTCAATCAAAAG GTTCGTATCGAAAACGTCTCCTTTGATCCGTGCTTATGGAGGGATGCGTTTTGATGCCAGGGCTAATATTTCCCCCGAATGGAAAGATTTTGGTTCCTTTTATTTCATGGTTCCTCAA GTTGAATTCGATGAGTTTGAAGGATGCTCAATGCTTGCAGCAACCGTTGCTTGGGATAATCGCCTCTCGACGACATACGAACAAGCCGTTGCTGCACTTGAGGCCACAATGTTGCAG CTTTCCCCAGTTATCAACCTAAATAATAACGCGACTCCAGCCGTTTTGCTCGATCAAACACACGTTCCCAACCAAATATCTTGGGATTCAGCTGTGAATCAAGCTTTAAGTATGATCAGGAGCAAAGATTCGGCATTGAATAAGGTCGTACTCGCACGTAGCAGCCGAGTGCTAGCGAACATAGAAATTGACCCCTTAATATGGTTGGAGTCCTTACAGGCTGAAGGGAAAAATTCGTATCAATTTTGCCTTCAACCTCCCGAAGCACCTGCATTCATTGGAAACACT cCTGAACGATTGTTTTCTCGAGATGGGCTTCTCGTTAGCAGCGACGCGCTGGCTGCCACACGAGCTAGAGGTGCAACCGAAGCTCTAGACTTACAAATGGGACAGGATTTGCTTTCCAG CCCCAAAGATCACCATGAGTTCGCTGTAGTACGAGAAAGTATAAGAAGAAAACTCGAG GCTATATGTTCCAGCACAGTGGTCAAACCAAACAAAGCTCTACGAAAACTTCCACGAGTGCAACATCTTTATGCTAAATTGACAGGCACACTTCACAGAGAGGATGATGAG TTCAAGATTCTGTCTTCTCTCCATCCAACACCCGCTGTATGCGGACAACCCATGGAAGAAGCACGAGTTTTTATAACCGAAACAG AATCCTTCGACCGAGGCATGTATGCTGGTCCTGTCGGATGGTTTGGTGGTGCAGAGAGTGAATTTGCTGTTGGAATAAGATCAGCCTTGGTCGGCAAG GATATCGGTGCTATACTCTACGCCGGAACTGGGATAGTAGAAGGAAGTAAATCGGCCATGGAATGGAAGGAACTGGAGCTCAAAACCTCGCAG TTCACAAAATTGATGAAACGTGAGGAGCCTGTCATGGCAGCAAGTAGTGGAGACCATTAA
- the LOC140972889 gene encoding uncharacterized protein translates to MEDSVPKEQSSASYRSASRLLRYPLRCATKSKEEKPPLTDSSNSSASKSARPASGVSKSVSVLDISGKEKSARTPRRFSIPSKSSACPASKSFGNITPIYEARGRRSDSNNRKSDTPVSDVSRSSSRKKFSVLLSASYWLSQIKLSESANKHSVSLGFFKLALETGCEPMQWMKDEFKAYVQRHNMSELGESMKELIDSYKILEGFEQLQISGTSSELLSEVDHVTDDDVRSTSSTTMDAEKLQPKALGTDSNEICHVQKETKEVTHKNEAIKNRKSINENITHSQFSSGIRGHGDVQKKPHKSIKKESAKEKNKVKKQGKKATEEGHVNSPLKEGSQEYKENMELPHQTEVVAVTD, encoded by the exons ATGGAAGATTCTGTCCCCAAAGAGCAATCCTCTGCCTCAT ACAGATCTGCTTCTAGGCTTCTGCGATACCCTCTCCGTTGTGCCACGAAATCGAAGGAAGAAAAGCCGCCGCTTACAGATTCATCTAACTCATCTGCTAGTAAAAG TGCAAGGCCAGCATCTGGTGTGAGTAAGAGCGTGAGTGTTCTTGACATATCTGGGAAAGAAAAATCTGCCAGAACACCCCGGCGATTCTCTATTCCTTCCAAGTCAAGTGCCTGCCCTGCTTCAAAATCTTTTGGTAATATCACCCCAATATATGAGGCTAGAGGAAGGAGGTCTGACAGCAATAACCGGAAAAGTGATACTCCAGTTTCTGATGTTTCTAGGTCATCTAGCCGGAAGAAATTCAGTGTTCTATTATCAGCATCTTATTGGTTGTCTCAGATTAAGCTCTCTGAGTCTGCTAATAAGCATTCGGTGTCACTTGGTTTCTTCAAACTTGCTTTAGAGACTGGATGTGAG CCTATGCAGTGGATGAAAGACGAGTTCAAAGCATATGTGCAACGCCACAACATGTCTGAACTTGGTGAATCTATGAAAGAATTAATCGATAGCTATAAGATTTTAGAAGGCTTTGAACAGTTACAAATCTCTGGAACCTCTTCTGAATTGCTTTCGGAAGTAGATCATGTAACTGATGATGATGTTCGCAGCACCTCTTCTACCACAATGGATGCTGAGAAGTTGCAGCCTAAGGCATTGGGCACAGATTCTAATGAAATTTGCCATGTTCAAAAGGAGACTAAGGAAGTGACACATAAGAACGAAGCTATCAAGAACAGAAAATCAATAAACGAAAACATAACTCACTCTCAGTTTTCTTCAGGAATTAGGGGGCATGGTGATGTACAAAAGAAACCCCATAAATCAATCAAGAAAGAATCAGCTAAAGAGAAGAACAAGGTGAAAAAGCAGGGAAAGAAAGCTACGGAAGAAG GTCATGTCAACTCTCCACTCAAAGAAGGCAGTCAAGAATACAAGGAAAACATG GAGTTACCGCACCAGACTGAAGTTGTTGCTGTGACAGATTAA
- the LOC140974629 gene encoding transcription factor PRE3-like: MYSRRSRSRHSMGSSRISDDQINELVSKLQQLLPDVQNPRSRLGKNSASKVLQETCNYIRSLHREVDDLSERISELLANADTTQAALIRNLLMQYKSIELIFFHCDQKIFLNQNFTC, from the exons atgtatagCCGGAGGTCACGATCGAGGCACTCAATGGGATCTTCAAGAATCTCGGACGATCAAATCAACGAACTCGTGTCTAAGTTGCAACAGCTTCTTCCTGATGTTCAAAACCCTCGCTCGCGCTTAGGCAAG AATTCGGCATCAAAAGTGTTGCAGGAGACATGCAACTACATAAGAAGCTTGCATAGAGAGGTGGATGACTTAAGTGAGAGGATATCGGAATTGTTGGCGAACGCCGATACCACTCAAGCAGCTCTCATCCGAAACTTACTCATGCAATATAAATCGATCGAGCTGATCTTTTTCCACTGTGaccaaaagatttttttaaaccaaaattttacatgttaa
- the LOC140972890 gene encoding uncharacterized protein, with the protein MEKLYDHRFQRTDQWMPVYSWLELLDTDEVIKSSDVSDWLNANPEIRDHLYARHSRYHLMHYIKKCHVKILKRKEKQGLIVAKLPPPTRVHQTVQVKATESPHSTGNDPSTTPKESEMYRAKHSEASRKYEILVELEKQLIPLFGKPP; encoded by the exons ATG GAGAAATTGTACGATCATAGATTTCAGCGTACCGATCAATGGATGCCAGTCTATTCTTGGCTAGAGTTACTGGACACTGATGAGGTAATTAAGTCATCAGACGTATCCGATTGGCTGAATGCTAACCCAGAAATTAGAGATCACCTGTATGCAAGGCATTCGCGCTACCATTTGATGCATTACATAAAGAAGTGTCATGTAAAGATTTTGAAGCGAAAGGAAAAACAG GGATTGATTGTTGCTAAGTTGCCTCCTCCCACTAGAGTTCATCAGACTGTTCAAGTAAAAGCTACCGAGTCTCCTCATTCTACTG GCAATGATCCTAGCACCACACCCAAAGAAAGCGAGATGTATAGAGCGAAACATAGTGAAGCTTCGCGGAAATATGAAAT ATTAGTAGAGTTGGAGAAACAACTCATACCGCTCTTTGGAAAGCCACCATGA
- the LOC140972891 gene encoding HVA22-like protein a isoform X1 encodes MGGSGAGTFLKVLASNFDVLAGPVVSLVYPLYASIRAIETKSPVDDQQWLTYWVLYSMITLFELTFAKLIEWIPLWHYTKLIFTCWLVMPYFSGAAYVYEHFVRPYLVTGQKSVNIWYVPRKKDVFNKPDDILTAAEKYIEENGPDAFEKMIHRANRETTSKSSHYTLYDDNYRYEYDRY; translated from the exons ATGGGTGGATCTGGAGCCGGAACCTTCCTAAAAGTTCTGGCCAGCAATTTCGACGTTCTTGCTGG GCCTGTCGTTAGTCTGGTTTATCCTCT ATATGCATCAATCAGGGCAATTGAAACGAAATCGCCTGTTGATGATCAGCAGTGGCTTACTTATTGGGTGCTTTACTCCATGATTACGCTTTTTGAGCTTACTTTCGCAAAGCTTATTGAATG GATACCTTTGTGGCATTATACGAAGCTAATATTCACCTGCTGGTTAGTTATGCCATACTTCAGTGGAGCCGCATATGTCTACGAGCATTTTGTCAGGCCTTACTTGGTTACCGGGCAAAAGAGTGTTAACATATGGTATGTTCCTCGAAAGAAGGACGTGTTTAACAAGCCAGATGACATACTCACCGCAGCAGAGAAATATATCGAGGAAAATGGTCCGGACGCATTTGAGAAGATGATCCATCGG GCTAATAGAGAAACTACGTCTAAGAGCAGCCATTACACTTTGTACGACGACAACTACAGGTACGAGTATGACAGGTACTGA
- the LOC140972891 gene encoding HVA22-like protein a isoform X2 yields MGGSGAGTFLKVLASNFDVLAGYASIRAIETKSPVDDQQWLTYWVLYSMITLFELTFAKLIEWIPLWHYTKLIFTCWLVMPYFSGAAYVYEHFVRPYLVTGQKSVNIWYVPRKKDVFNKPDDILTAAEKYIEENGPDAFEKMIHRANRETTSKSSHYTLYDDNYRYEYDRY; encoded by the exons ATGGGTGGATCTGGAGCCGGAACCTTCCTAAAAGTTCTGGCCAGCAATTTCGACGTTCTTGCTGG ATATGCATCAATCAGGGCAATTGAAACGAAATCGCCTGTTGATGATCAGCAGTGGCTTACTTATTGGGTGCTTTACTCCATGATTACGCTTTTTGAGCTTACTTTCGCAAAGCTTATTGAATG GATACCTTTGTGGCATTATACGAAGCTAATATTCACCTGCTGGTTAGTTATGCCATACTTCAGTGGAGCCGCATATGTCTACGAGCATTTTGTCAGGCCTTACTTGGTTACCGGGCAAAAGAGTGTTAACATATGGTATGTTCCTCGAAAGAAGGACGTGTTTAACAAGCCAGATGACATACTCACCGCAGCAGAGAAATATATCGAGGAAAATGGTCCGGACGCATTTGAGAAGATGATCCATCGG GCTAATAGAGAAACTACGTCTAAGAGCAGCCATTACACTTTGTACGACGACAACTACAGGTACGAGTATGACAGGTACTGA